ATCGGTGTCTGTGAAAACTACGTCGGTGTTGTTACCCATTGAATCCCTTTTCAGCTTTCTAGAAACGTAAAAaccatttattgttttttaaaattgaaatataaaattatattttattgcattgCAAAATTATGTTGAAGAACACGCTTTGCCTGGAATTTTTGCCACGTTTTCTAAATATGAACCATAGCTAGATCGATTTACCCCCGCATGCTAAAAATCATGAACATCGTTGGAGTCATTACTGAGAATCGGGTTATATCTGAATACAAGACTTACTCGTACTACAAAACTCGTCAGATTTGTCCTGTGCCTcataaattaaatctaaattcgCCAATCGCAAGGGCCTACAGATTGGTTCAGGTGATCAATCTCACGCGCCTATGTTTGAGAGACCTGTGGGACATTAATCAAGCTGTAAAACTGATAATAATTACCCTCGCTCCCGCATGGCGTGCTGTGATATTTGTGAAATGCACTGGGCACGGAAGTTTTCATAATGCACGTCTTGCGTTACGTCCTTCAGGTCTTGCATATGCGTCGATATCAGCATCGTCCGCAGCTTTGTGAAATCAGAGTGCCGCGGGTTTTCCACTGCGTATCAAACAgttacaattaaattaagtaaatcaaaataatttgtttgatttggcttacatttttataatttgacattttatttcgTATAGTAGTATACTAACGTAACTGATCGAATTTATCGGCGTCCTATCAAATTTAATTCTCATGTTATCATATACACACACAATAAAGAGAATTAATAAGTGTccagttattataatatagttgtGTGCAACTGTAACACTGAACCCAACCCAAAAAGTGGAGAAGAAtgttaaacaatataaatacataaataatattacaagttATAAGCATAAGATTACAAAATAACAGAAAAGTAAGAGAATTATATCCAATATTCAGACCACAATAGTAGCTTTTGCCTTACTTACAAATTATTGCCTAATTTGTGCCAAAACATATTTGGACCATTAATTatgaattgtatttattatatctgtTGTTACTCatggattaacaaataaataaattattattaatatacaaagaaatgGCATGCTGAAGACCGACAAAGCCCTACTTCTGCGGTTGCAGGGTTTTACGGTGCCCTACGGACTCGTATGCCAATTACCAAAGCCATATCAACAAAGTTAAAGTAACAATTACCATCAACAATGCCCCAGGGGTACTGTCGTCCGCGCACACGTTTCCCGCCAATCTCTAGAACTGTGTCAGAGGCTACTACTGCGAACGGAGCTGCCGCTTTCAGCTCTCGGTCTTGCTGTTTGAATTCCTCGTCCTCATCACTGTCGCATTCGGGAAATTGGTATACCTATGGGATAAGACGGATTGAAAAGTTATATTGTAGTTCAggaatatttaggtataataagaCCGTAGACCTACTCGTACATTACATTGATGATGAGACCtacagtaggtacattgatgaccgaaaaaagatatttagacttatttttaacaaacttccaacattttttttttatttttaagaaagaaaaaaaagaaaggaagaacctttgtttttttgtttgattggtcTTGAATTTTATATCGTTACAAGTAAGTTaacataaaagtaatatttcGATCCTAgaaatctgtgtaaaaatttctagatagaaataaatattcgaaaaaaGTATTATCGTTTATTCGTATTATTTAGTTGTTCAATGAAGTTATATTTCAAAAAGTGTGCACAATTGTGGagataaattcattttaattaattaatgagcTGGTTAGATCACAATAGAtgatacataatagtacaagtagGTACGACTCTGTATTCGTAATATCCGATGTCTATGTCTATGTAATAAGCCCACCGGGTTTCATTCATTTGGTGCATTTTTCTGgtggtagtttttttttattgagaaagaatacaataaggaacttaagctaagttatcctaataactatacaaatcatgcccacgtggaatggtggcaagaatactgactgcatttccgcgcttGACAGCCAGGCTAATCCGTAGCGCATAAAATGACCCAGatcttctgtcaccagttgaggaaactagccgcggtgaaataattcggagaCATTTTTTGGGATTTCGTCCCCATGGCTTAAGGGTCttcacggcaaaaggaacaaatatgactgtaactctcagtcagagaggcatacttgtgaCACTTACCggtttctgctgcggctcccggtcttgattctgtctccctaaTTTAACACGGTGCTAAATtagtgtcaacgcatgtagcatCCCACATTAGGCATtgcccatttcccagggaacagTGAAAGGGAACAGGGATGCTTTTAGTTGATATCTATACTacataatactataaagaggaacgatttgattgtttgtttgttttgaataggctctggaactactgaaccgatttaaaaaatacctacttccactgttgagaagctacactatccccgtgtgctataggttatattttatccccgtattcgtacgggaaAGGGGACCACGCGTTTGAAACCGCtcagcgtctgctagtatttaaaaaaattattttcgttttgaGCAGCCGTAATAGCTAGAATGTTAAAAGAACAATGGAAAGTAATCCTGTCGTACTTGTATTTGATACTCGTCCAGATCGTTCAGTATGCGTGTCTTGAGCCGCTTCACCTCGGCCGCTGTGAGCGAATCCGCCTTCGCTATCACCACCACGATGTTCACCTTCCGATGCAGCCGTCTCATCATCTCCAAGTCAACCTGCCGTAAACTGtttataatgttaactttcacCGTTTATTTCAACAATCATTTCAACAGCAACTAAAACTTTCTCTCGAATCGTTTAGGGCTCACGCAAAGAATTTCATCAATTTTAGATGTCACGGACACTGTATTTTTTACAAccataatcatcatcgtcaatcgtcatcttatatttttttattaaacgcattTTACAGtagattttttaactttaatgtctactgctagtataataataatttataagatgtatttaagtacctacgttTATAATTTTTGGTAACCAacaatgatattatattatctatctatacttataataattctgtagagaggtcaattctgtacatgaaatttatttccaaaataaaaatcagggggagattagtgatcgatactgatgcaaaaaatgcatttttttttgtctgtctgtctgctcgttataaaaacaaaaactactcggaGGATTTTAACGAAGCTTGGTATAATTATTCCTTATACTCCTGGGACAGGTTatggtatactttttatcacgctacgatcaataggagcagagcagtgaagggaaatgttgggaaaacgggaaaagttgctccatttttacagcgatactactgtaagggctggattaaagaagtctaagggcgcacgaagtcgcgggcgtccgcttgtatattataatttaaaaaataaaggtaagtacatgtatttatttattatttgcttCGCTACAATATggagaaataataatatgacaACAAGAAAACGAAGATGTAGCAGCGTAAGTGCTTTAATAGCATAAACGAATACTCATAAATGAATAAGGCGTTATTGTAATCGAGCGACCGACTCACTGATTGAATGATCGTTATTATCTTTGAAACTATGAATCAATCGAAGTGCTATAGATCGCTATCAGCAACATTACCACAACGAGGTTTTATTGACAAGTACCTACCGTCATACcgtggaatggaaatatttaaaTCTACAGCATGCTTTTATTTCTGATTCCTGTGAGATTTTAAGAGGTAAAGAGGTAGGTTTCAAGGGTTTCAATAGAAATTTCTATAAGCAAAAAGCATGTTATTGCAACAATAGTTCAACAAATGAACATTGAATTTAGGCTATTTAAAACTAactttaaaatgaaaagttCGAGTCATGCACCTTTTAGGTAAGGAAATAGGAGGTACCTATGGGCCCAAGGTGGTACAAAATACAGGCAGCAGTGAACCCTGTTGTCTTGCATATGTCGTCGGTTCAAGCCGCTCTCATCGGTGAAGTACTGTCGGAACTGCTCGTCCACGTAAGCTGAGCAGACCCTCCAAGAATCCTCGCAGTTGATAGCATCCCCGAAGCCCGGTGTATCTACTATTGTCAATCGTAGTTTGACGCCGCGTTCCTCGATTTCCATGGTCTTCTTTTCAATGGTCGTTGTTTTTTCTATTCTATCTGTACCATTAAAATGCATAATGATTACTATTTGTACGTTGAAATAGCGTTTGTAACAATATAACTGTATGTTTGGGCTAATGATGTTAGTTATATCTATTTAAGTACGCGATTTTATTAGTTGTGGTTCAATGTTATCAATATTGTTCCCTATATTGGAAAGAAATCTTTACTTATAAATATTCCATTCTTACCTTGTACATCAGAAATTTTCCTGTTTTTGTAAAGGTCTCCAAGAAATAGGCTGTTGATTAGTGTGGATTTCCCGAGGCCCGACTCTCCTACAACCATTAGTGTGAAGTCGAACCCTCTTTTGACAGATTTGCGATGTACCTGCTCCGGTAGAGTCGCAAATCCTATGTAGTCGCGCTCGCCACGATCTCTTTCTGTtaacaacaattttaatttgttttataattgacATCAGAAAACCTacacttttaaatatataataatttatttatttgctattaTACCGAAAtcggagcatcctcagaagatattgactctacaacgtgaaattgcaaagtcaaaacgttgtagagtcaacatctcctaatgatgctctggtttcggagtgaatgaaacgtacgta
This genomic stretch from Bicyclus anynana chromosome 14, ilBicAnyn1.1, whole genome shotgun sequence harbors:
- the LOC112046214 gene encoding septin-2 isoform X4, yielding MTNERDRGERDYIGFATLPEQVHRKSVKRGFDFTLMVVGESGLGKSTLINSLFLGDLYKNRKISDVQDRIEKTTTIEKKTMEIEERGVKLRLTIVDTPGFGDAINCEDSWRVCSAYVDEQFRQYFTDESGLNRRHMQDNRVHCCLYFVPPWAHSLRQVDLEMMRRLHRKVNIVVVIAKADSLTAAEVKRLKTRILNDLDEYQIQVYQFPECDSDEDEEFKQQDRELKAAAPFAVVASDTVLEIGGKRVRGRQYPWGIVDVENPRHSDFTKLRTMLISTHMQDLKDVTQDVHYENFRAQCISQISQHAMRERGKLKRDSMGNNTDVVFTDTDRLLLQKDEEIRRMQDMLTQMQQKLKASDKKHDSIIDV
- the LOC112046214 gene encoding septin-2 isoform X3; translation: MEKGDSYAIVDLNICDKDSEKADSPDTLKKIPLTTVIKIQRDRGERDYIGFATLPEQVHRKSVKRGFDFTLMVVGESGLGKSTLINSLFLGDLYKNRKISDVQDRIEKTTTIEKKTMEIEERGVKLRLTIVDTPGFGDAINCEDSWRVCSAYVDEQFRQYFTDESGLNRRHMQDNRVHCCLYFVPPWAHSLRQVDLEMMRRLHRKVNIVVVIAKADSLTAAEVKRLKTRILNDLDEYQIQVYQFPECDSDEDEEFKQQDRELKAAAPFAVVASDTVLEIGGKRVRGRQYPWGIVDVENPRHSDFTKLRTMLISTHMQDLKDVTQDVHYENFRAQCISQISQHAMRERGKLKRDSMGNNTDVVFTDTDRLLLQKDEEGYRGIRRTFDVCKTC
- the LOC112046214 gene encoding septin-2 isoform X1, whose amino-acid sequence is MEKGDSYAIVDLNICDKDSEKADSPDTLKKIPLTTVIKIQRDRGERDYIGFATLPEQVHRKSVKRGFDFTLMVVGESGLGKSTLINSLFLGDLYKNRKISDVQDRIEKTTTIEKKTMEIEERGVKLRLTIVDTPGFGDAINCEDSWRVCSAYVDEQFRQYFTDESGLNRRHMQDNRVHCCLYFVPPWAHSLRQVDLEMMRRLHRKVNIVVVIAKADSLTAAEVKRLKTRILNDLDEYQIQVYQFPECDSDEDEEFKQQDRELKAAAPFAVVASDTVLEIGGKRVRGRQYPWGIVDVENPRHSDFTKLRTMLISTHMQDLKDVTQDVHYENFRAQCISQISQHAMRERGKLKRDSMGNNTDVVFTDTDRLLLQKDEEIRRMQDMLTQMQQKLKASDKKHDSIIDV
- the LOC112046214 gene encoding septin-2 isoform X2 — encoded protein: MEKGDSYAIVDLNICDKDSEKADSPDTLKKIPLTTVIKIQRDRGERDYIGFATLPEQVHRKSVKRGFDFTLMVVGESGLGKSTLINSLFLGDLYKNRKISDVQDRIEKTTTIEKKTMEIEERGVKLRLTIVDTPGFGDAINCEDSWRVCSAYVDEQFRQYFTDESGLNRRHMQDNRVHCCLYFVPPWAHSLRQVDLEMMRRLHRKVNIVVVIAKADSLTAAEVKRLKTRILNDLDEYQIQVYQFPECDSDEDEEFKQQDRELKAAAPFAVVASDTVLEIGGKRVRGRQYPWGIVDVENPRHSDFTKLRTMLISTHMQDLKDVTQDVHYENFRAQCISQISQHAMRERGKLKRDSMGNNTDVVFTDTDRLLLQKDEEGYRGIRHSTYARHVNSNATKTESFR
- the LOC112046214 gene encoding septin-5 isoform X5 — its product is MVVGESGLGKSTLINSLFLGDLYKNRKISDVQDRIEKTTTIEKKTMEIEERGVKLRLTIVDTPGFGDAINCEDSWRVCSAYVDEQFRQYFTDESGLNRRHMQDNRVHCCLYFVPPWAHSLRQVDLEMMRRLHRKVNIVVVIAKADSLTAAEVKRLKTRILNDLDEYQIQVYQFPECDSDEDEEFKQQDRELKAAAPFAVVASDTVLEIGGKRVRGRQYPWGIVDVENPRHSDFTKLRTMLISTHMQDLKDVTQDVHYENFRAQCISQISQHAMRERGKLKRDSMGNNTDVVFTDTDRLLLQKDEEIRRMQDMLTQMQQKLKASDKKHDSIIDV